In Musa acuminata AAA Group cultivar baxijiao chromosome BXJ3-11, Cavendish_Baxijiao_AAA, whole genome shotgun sequence, one DNA window encodes the following:
- the LOC135652536 gene encoding laccase-22-like gives MEACSWRALILVFFLLPLLTQGRTRHYKFNVVAKNFTRLCSPKSIITVNGRFPGPTLYAREGDTVIVKVANHVQENVTIHWHGVRQLTTGWADGPAYVTQCPIQPGQNYAYNFTLTGQRGTLLWHAHIMWQRATVHGAIVILPKRGVPYPFPAPHKEVVLIMAEWWKSDVEAVINEALQSGFAPNVSDAHTINGHAGPVSGCASSARDGFTLRVDQGKTYLLRIINAALNDDLFFKVAGHLMTVVEVDATYTKPFTIDTLLIAPGQTTNVLLTADQGAGRYLVTASPFMDSPLVAVDNSTGTATVQYTDAVSTSAIATTKLPPRNSTSLASQFIDSLRSLNSKQYPANVPSTVDHSLLFTVGLGVNPCPACTNGSRVVAAMNNVTFMMPTTALLQAHYFNMSGVFTNDFPGQPLIAFNYTGSGPNNTQTMNGTRLYRLPYNASVQLVLQDTGIIGPESHPIHLHGYNFFVLGRGVGNYDPATSPSKFNLVDPIERNTMAVPAAGWTAIRFRADNPGVWFLHCHFEVHTTWGLKMAFVVEDGKGPNESLQPPPKDLPAC, from the exons ATGGAGGCTTGTTCATGGCGGGCTCTCATCTTGGTGTTCTTCCTGCTCCCGTTGCTGACCCAGGGAAGGACTCGACACTACAAGTTCAAT GTGGTGGCTAAGAACTTCACCCGGCTCTGCTCCCCCAAGTCCATCATCACCGTGAACGGCCGATTCCCTGGGCCAACTCTGTACGCGAGAGAAGGCGACACGGTGATCGTCAAGGTCGCCAACCACGTCCAGGAAAACGTTACCATCCACTG GCACGGGGTTAGGCAGCTCACGACGGGCTGGGCTGACGGCCCAGCCTATGTAACGCAGTGTCCGATCCAGCCGGGCCAGAACTACGCGTACAACTTCACCCTCACTGGCCAGCGCGGCACGCTGCTATGGCACGCCCACATCATGTGGCAGAGAGCTACGGTCCATGGCGCCATCGTCATCCTCCCCAAACGCGGCGTTCCCTATCCCTTCCCCGCGCCTCACAAAGAAGTCGTCCTCATCATGG CGGAGTGGTGGAAATCGGACGTTGAAGCCGTCATAAACGAAGCTCTGCAGTCAGGTTTCGCTCCCAATGTGTCCGATGCCCACACCATCAATGGCCACGCGGGGCCTGTCTCCGGTTGTGCTTCTTCCGCACGAG ATGGGTTCACGTTGCGAGTGGACCAAGGCAAGACGTATCTGCTCCGGATCATCAACGCGGCACTCAATGACGACCTCTTCTTCAAGGTCGCCGGCCATCTGATGACCGTGGTCGAAGTGGACGCCACCTACACCAAGCCCTTCACGATCGACACCCTGCTCATCGCCCCTGGCCAGACCACCAACGTCCTCCTCACCGCCGACCAAGGCGCCGGCAGATACCTGGTCACCGCCTCCCCCTTCATGGACTCGCCGCTCGTCGCGGTGGATAACAGCACGGGGACGGCCACGGTGCAGTACACCGACGCTGTCTCTACGTCTGCCATCGCCACCACCAAGCTTCCTCCTCGGAACTCCACCTCCTTGGCGTCCCAATTCATCGACTCCCTCCGCAGCCTGAACTCGAAGCAGTATCCTGCGAATGTGCCGTCCACCGTGGATCACTCTCTTCTCTTCACCGTGGGTCTCGGAGTGAACCCGTGCCCCGCCTGTACCAATGGGAGCCGGGTGGTGGCGGCCATGAACAACGTGACCTTCATGATGCCCACGACGGCGCTCCTCCAGGCGCATTACTTCAACATGAGTGGGGTGTTCACCAATGACTTCCCCGGGCAGCCGCTCATAGCCTTCAACTACACGGGTAGTGGCCCCAACAACACGCAGACCATGAACGGCACGAGGCTCTATCGCCTTCCTTATAACGCATCGGTGCAACTCGTTCTCCAGGACACCGGAATCATAGGACCGGAGAGCCACCCCATCCATCTACATGGCTACAACTTCTTCGTGCTCGGAAGGGGCGTCGGCAATTATGACCCCGCAACATCTCCCTCCAAGTTCAATCTCGTCGACCCCATCGAGAGGAACACCATGGCCGTTCCCGCCGCCGGATGGACCGCCATAAGATTCAGGGCGGATAACCCAG GTGTTTGGTTTCTGCACTGTCATTTCGAGGTGCACACAACATGGGGGCTTAAAATGGCGTTCGTCGTGGAAGATGGCAAAGGACCAAACGAGTCCCTTCAGCCACCCCCCAAGGATCTTCCAGCTTGTTAG